One genomic region from Nymphaea colorata isolate Beijing-Zhang1983 chromosome 10, ASM883128v2, whole genome shotgun sequence encodes:
- the LOC116263418 gene encoding F-box protein At1g10780: MDALPDELIQCILSYIQNARDVASCTCVSKRWKNSIPFIRSLYFPRNSFDDYQSDAIVGRMILSSLDLEELVIFCPFPVDSLSSWLDRSPGLRRLELRVDNLGEKRPSSSTTARSTQLDCISRVSGLETLKLWGVLLTDPPRWCTLRRLHTLEIVGARLTNPSLSDLLRSCPNLVNLALLGCDGVRTVSLEMQQLQECRLDFYGLGDCSVSVNAPKLRWLEIQGADRIRLHHNQHLKHLSIANSAGKIIKVETGKLSSLEFLSMRGVQWCWDAVNSVLCSATEVKHLVMKIEFSGDSDRLQPFPEVDLVEFFNAHKKITKFEIHGAMFAALCQKNSLRNIDSGFAIPNLEEVLITVRSPLNAEQKMNTLESLVKHSRRLRRMVIRVSQMKNCNESADKFFEEICRFKNRNRKVKIE, encoded by the exons ATGGACGCCTTACCTGACGAGTTGATCCAATGCATTCTTTCTTACATTCAAAACGCACGAGACGTAGCGTCCTGCACTTGTGTGTCGAAACGATGGAAGAACTCGATCCCTTTCATAAGGAGCCTCTATTTTCCGAGGAACTCTTTTGATGATTATCAGTCGGACGCCATTGTTGGGAGAATGATTTTGTCGAGTTTGGATTTGGAGGAGTTGGTCATCTTCTGCCCCTTCCCCGTTGACAGCCTGAGCTCTTGGTTAGATAGAAGTCCTGGACTGAGGCGGCTCGAGCTTCGGGTGGACAACCTGGGGGAGAAGAGACCGTCGTCGTCGACAACTGCGAGGTCCACCCAGTTGGACTGCATCAGCCGAGTCAGTGGGTTGGAGACCCTGAAACTATGGGGCGTCCTCCTGACGGATCCGCCTCGGTGGTGCACGCTCCGGCGACTGCACACCCTGGAGATAGTGGGGGCACGCCTCACCAATCCCTCTCTATCCGACCTTCTTCGCTCGTGTCCAAATTTGGTTAACCTGGCACTGCTCGGGTGCGATGGGGTTAGGACTGTCTCTCTGGAGATGCAGCAGCTACAGGAGTGCAGGTTGGATTTCTACGGCCTCGGTGATTGCTCCGTGTCCGTGAACGCTCCGAAGCTACGGTGGCTTGAGATACAAGGGGCCGACCGGATTCGCCTTCATCATAACCAGCATCTGAAACATCTCTCCATCGCAAACAGCGCAg GTAAAATCATCAAGGTAGAAACTGGGAAGCTGAGCTCTTTAGAGTTTTTGTCCATGAGGGGGGTGCAATGGTGTTGGGATGCTGTAAATTCAGTTCTGTGTTCGGCAACGGAGGTGAAACATCTGGTtatgaaaattgaattcagTGGTGACTCTGATCGCCTGCAGCCATTTCCAGAGGTCGACCTGGTGGAATTCTTCAATGCACATAAAAAGATAAccaaatttgagatccatggtgCTATGTTCGCTGCGCTGTGCCAAAAGAATAGCTTAAGAAAT ATAGATTCAGGGTTTGCAATTCCCAATCTTGAAGAGGTGCTTATCACAGTCAGATCTCCTCTAAATGCAGAACAGAAGATGAACACACTTGAATCCTTGGTCAAGCATAGCAGGCGACTCCGAAGGATGGTAATTAGGGTCTCCCAAATGAAGAACTGCAATGAGAGCGCCGACAAATTCTTTGAAGAAATTTGCAGGTTCAAGAATCGGAATAGGAAAGTCAAGATTGAATAA
- the LOC116263419 gene encoding transmembrane emp24 domain-containing protein p24delta4-like has protein sequence MAAKCLHRMFLAVVLCCISVRCVQGIWLSLPATGTKCVSEEIQANVVVLADYAIVSDENAHDTQFVSVKVTSPYANILYHKENVTSGQFAFTTTEAGNYLACFWLEGNHNGLGANVNIDWKIGIAAKDWESVARKEKIEGVELELRKLEGQVEAIHENLLYLKGREAEMRIVSERTNARVAWFSIMSLGVCIGVSVLQLWHLKRYFQKKKLI, from the exons atggcgGCGAAGTGCCTGCATCGAATGTTTCTGGCTGTTGTATTGTGCTGCATTAGCGTTAGGTGTGTGCAAGGGATTTGGCTTAGCCTTCCTGCCACCGGAACCAAGTGCGTGTCGGAGGAGATCCAGGCAAACGTCGTCGTCTTGGCCGACTACGCCATCGTCTCCGACGAGAACGCCCATGATACCCAGTTCGTCTCCGTCAAG gtgacATCACCTTATGCAAATATACTCTATCACAAGGAAAATGTGACATCTGGTCAATTTGCTTTCACAACAACTGAGGCTGGTAACTACCTAGCATGTTTCTGGTTAGAAGGGAACCACAATGGCTTGGGAGCAAATGTCAACATTGACTGGAAGATTGGAATTGCAGCAAAGGATTGGGAATCTGTTGCAAGAAAAGAGAAGATTGAG GGTGTAGAACTGGAGCTGAGAAAATTGGAGGGACAAGTTGAAGCTATCCATGAGAACCTTTTGTACCTAAAGGGCAG GGAAGCGGAAATGCGGATCGTGAGTGAACGAACAAATGCACGAGTGGCCTGGTTCAGCATCATGTCACTTGGTGTTTGCATTGGGGTGTCGGTTTTGCAGTTGTGGCACCTAAAGCGCTACTTTCAGAAGAAGAAGCTTATTTAA
- the LOC116261746 gene encoding protein OXIDATIVE STRESS 3 LIKE 2-like, whose translation MRRCVGAYAPESEREEGIAVSPPDDDRPISDRRKEPCVDDDSRCSSTSSTSSSSIGRNSSSGAGSRSSDGEDGGEPEVQSSYKGPLDAMDSLEQSLPIRKGISKFYSGKSKSFTSLSDAAAAKDLTKPEDPYNRKRKNLLLMSNIWQRNHHIGQSLRSSGSGISKRQANSCRCLVTLADTMSSSEKEVANGGDEKLRQQLPPLPPGGMSSSRAGNHGSNTSPPQWSLASRSFSLVDLQGLTSSVCCPEKQNNAVH comes from the exons ATGAGGCGGTGCGTAGGCGCCTATGCGCCCGAATCTGAACGAGAGGAGGGTATCGCTGTGAGCCCGCCGGATGATGATCGCCCGATCAGCGATCGGAGGAAGGAACCGTGCGTTGATGATGACTCCAGGTGCAGCAGTACCAGCTCCACCAGCAGCTCGTCGATTGGTCGGAACAGCAGCTCTGGTGCTGGATCCCGCTCCTCCGACGGCGAGGATGGCGGCGAACCGGAGGTGCAGAGCTCGTACAAGGGCCCGCTCGATGCCATGGATTCTCTTGAACAGTCCTTGCCCATCAG GAAGGGGATCTCGAAATTCTACTCTGGTAAATCGAAATCGTTCACTAGCCTATCGGACGCCGCGGCGGCCAAGGATTTGACGAAGCCGGAGGACCCTTACAACAGAAAGAGGAAGAATCTTCTTCTCATGAGCAACATTTGGCAGAGGAACCACCATATCGGCCAGTCTTTACGGAGTTCCGGGAGCGGTATCTCGAAGAGGCAAGCCAATTCCTGCCGATGCTTGGTCACGCTCGCCGATACTATGAGCAGCTCGGAGAAGGAGGTGGCTAACGGCGGAGATGAGAAGCTCCGGCAGCAGTTACCCCCACTTCCTCCTGGTGGGATGTCTTCGTCTCGTGCCGGCAACCACGGTAGCAACACGTCGCCACCGCAGTGGTCTTTGGCGTCTAGATCGTTCTCTTTGGTCGATTTACAGGGGTTGACCTCATCAGTGTGCTGCCCGGAGAAGCAAAATAACGCCGTTCATTGA